In Solanum pennellii chromosome 3, SPENNV200, a single window of DNA contains:
- the LOC107015007 gene encoding glucan endo-1,3-beta-glucosidase, whose product MDKVFNTPLAHLLGALLVLLAPIFLQGVEGTIGVNYGTVADNLPPPVQVASFLRESTFIRRVRLFDANPEILKAFANTGISVTVNVPNDLIPQLTMLSFAQQWVEINVLPYVPATNIVRILVGNEVISTANKLLIVSLVPAMETLHAALVEKSLDRRIQISTPHFLGILSNSSPPSTGKFRPGYDIHVLKPLLDFLRATNSPFMVNPYPFFDSSDNTLDYALFRPNSGVFDETTQLTYTNMLDAQLDAVFSALKLLDFEDIEIVIAETGWPSRGDPGQAGADAGIAAEYNRKLIQHVMSGIGTPLMPNRTFETYIFALFNEDLKPGPTCERNFGLFKPDMTPVYDIGILHPRVANAAANTDHSRTNLLLLLLVCFMCF is encoded by the coding sequence GAGTTGAAGGAACAATTGGTGTCAACTATGGTACAGTTGCTGACAACCTCCCTCCCCCAGTCCAAGTTGCTAGCTTCCTCCGTGAATCCACCTTCATCCGTCGTGTGAGGCTCTTTGACGCCAACCCAGAAATCTTGAAAGCATTCGCTAACACTGGCATCTCAGTGACTGTTAATGTCCCCAATGATCTAATTCCGCAGCTTACCATGTTGAGTTTTGCCCAGCAATGGGTGGAAATTAACGTCCTGCCTTACGTCCCTGCCACCAACATAGTGAGAATACTTGTTGGCAACGAAGTAATTTCAACTGCCAACAAGTTACTTATTGTTAGCCTAGTCCCTGCTATGGAAACCCTCCATGCTGCCCTTGTTGAAAAGTCTTTGGATCGTCGCATCCAAATTTCTACTCCACATTTCCTAGGTATACTCTCAAATTCAAGCCCGCCTTCTACTGGGAAATTTAGACCAGGATATGACATCCATGTTCTCAAGCCGTTGCTTGATTTCCTTAGAGCTACTAATTCACCATTCATGGTAAACCCATATCCATTTTTTGATTCTTCTGATAACACACTTGATTATGCACTCTTTAGGCCTAATTCAGGGGTCTTCGACGAGACCACACAACTCACCTACACAAACATGTTGGATGCACAATTAGATGCAGTTTTTTCAGCCCTGAAGCTCCTGGATTTCGAAGACATTGAGATTGTCATAGCTGAAACTGGATGGCCATCAAGAGGAGATCCAGGGCAAGCAGGAGCAGACGCTGGAATTGCAGCGGAATACAACAGAAAGCTCATACAACACGTGATGTCTGGAATTGGGACACCTCTAATGCCCAACAGGACATTTGAAACCTACATTTTCGCGCTCTTCAACGAGGACTTAAAGCCAGGGCCAACATGTGAAAGAAATTTTGGGCTGTTCAAACCTGATATGACGCCAGTCTATGACATAGGAATCTTACATCCAAGGGTTGCTAATGCTGCTGCCAATACTGATCATAGCAGAACCAATTTGTTACTGCTTCTGCTGGTGTGCTTCATGTGTTTTTGA
- the LOC107012152 gene encoding acyl-CoA-binding domain-containing protein 1-like produces the protein MADWQQHLQSIIFGLIFSFLLAKLFSIIFAFRDENLRITRADSSEAEEKTSPEEADTIGVSEDTEPLIQRNDDGLKGISVSGGEDSDDDWEGVESTELDEAFSAATAFVAATAADRSHKVSNEVQLQLYGLYKIATEGPCTAPQPSALKMTARAKWQAWQKLGAMPPEEAMEKYLDIVTELFPSWLDGSANKKKSEESSGAHNADTRGPMGPVFSTFISEEDSENELKLDEIHAFAREGDDENLLKCIESGVPVDVKDSEGRAPLHWAVDRGHLNITKLLLSRNADVNAKDLEGQTALHYAAVCERADIAEFLVKHGADVEIKDNEGDCPRDVCELHWPWLQQATVHN, from the exons ATGGCCGATTGGCAGCAGCATCTACAGTCGATAATCTTCGGTCTCATTTTCTCTTTCCTTCTCGCCAAGCTTTTCTCTATTATCTTCGCTTTCCGTGATGAAAATCTCCGGATTACGCGCGCGGATTCTTCCGAGGCTGAAGAGAAAACATCACCGGAGGAAGCTGATACTATCGGGGTTTCAGAAGATACTGAGCCGTTGATTCAGAGGAACGACGACGGTTTGAAAGGGATTTCGGTGAGTGGTGGTGAAGATAGCGATGATGATTGGGAAGGTGTAGAAAGTACTGAGTTGGATGAGGCGTTTAGTGCTGCGACAGCGTTTGTGGCTGCTACGGCAGCTGATCGGTCGCATAAGGTATCAAATGAGGTGCAACTGCAGCTCTATGGGCTTTATAAGATTGCGACTGAGGGACCTTGCACTGCTCCACAGCCATCGGCTCTCAAAATGACTGCTCGTGCCAAATG GCAAGCATGGCAGAAATTGGGTGCCATGCCTCCTGAAGAAGCGATGGAGAAGTATCTTGATATCGTGACCGAGTTATTTCCTTCCTGGCTTGATGGGTCTGCAAAT aaaaagaagagtGAAGAAAGTAGTGGTGCACATAATGCAGATACTAGAGGGCCTATGGGACCAGTTTTCAGTACCTTCATTAGTGAGGAGGATTCCGAAAATGAGTT AAAATTGGATGAGATACATGCCTTTGCACGAGAAGGGGATGACGAGAACTTGCTTAAGTGCATTGAGAGTGGCGTTCCTGTGGATGTGAAAG ACAGTGAGGGCCGTGCCCCCTTACACTGGGCTGTCGATCGTGGTCATCTCAACATCACTAAATTGCTTTTAAGCAGGAATGCGGATGTAAATGCCAAG GACCTTGAGGGCCAAACGGCACTGCATTATGCTGCTGTTTGTGAAAGGGCAGATATTGCTGAGTTTCTCGTAAAGCATGGTGCTGACGTAGAGATCAAGGATAATGAAGGTGACTGCCCTCGTGATGTCTGTGAGTTGCACTGGCCTTGGTTGCAGCAGGCCACTGTCCACAACTAA